The Gasterosteus aculeatus chromosome 12, fGasAcu3.hap1.1, whole genome shotgun sequence DNA window GAGGCTTCAAAATTCTCTAAATGAAGAGTGTTTTGTGCTTAATTGTCAGGATGGGGCAATTAAAAGagaaatatatttggaaatgaaatatttaaacacttGGCTCATGGCAAAAGCTGAAATAGATtgtttgtggggggaaaaaaagcttgtTTACGTGTGTTATGTAATTAAGAagcagctctctctctgtctgtgagaGACTCTGCTAGCCGCTCGCCTCCAATTCACACTTTCTTTCCACGCATATTCTTTCTCAGTACACAACAGGGTTGTTGAGgaggacgttttttttcttcttctgcttctaaAGACTGGAAAGAGAACTCATTTTCCAGGACATTTACACTGACCCGCCGCCTTCGCACAGTCTGCCAAGCAGCCCGGCAGAGAGTTCAGCCGTGGAACAAGGTAGCAGCGTTTGAGCCGAGCGGGGGATGGACTGCAGTCGGGatcgtgtacacacacacacacacacacacacacacacacacacacacacacacacacacacacacacacacaaggtcctGAAGGACCCACAGGGCTGAGTGGCTCCTGCTCCGTTCCACACTGATtacagtaatgtgtgtgtgtgtgctttgcagGACTAATACATtcatgtacatacatacatacatgcatgcttttatatcGCGTTTGGACTATTCAGAATTGATTTTaagtcttttatttgtttttaagtctctgcATGGACTGGTCCCACATtatttatccagccttattaatgtgcatcaaccctgcagagccctgaggtcagctgaccagctggttcTGAGCGTTCCTCGGTCGTTCCTCAAAACGAAAGGGAGACGGAGCCTTCGCAGCAGCGGCTCCCACGCTGTGGAACGCTGTGCGGTCTGCGACGAGCCTTTCCGCTTTTCAAACTCGCCTTAAGACCCACTTGTTcacattggcctttggctgagttaagAAAGCTGATGgattttatcctgtaaagcacgTTGGCCggccactggcctttaaaagtgctgtataaataaaattgacattgacatgtTGAAGTGTAAACAGATCCGCCTCGTTAGAAATGACAGACAGTCATTATGTGAAGTGCATTTAGTTCTTTCTCAGCTCGGAACGTCGTCTGCTGATgattccccacacacacacacacacacgctctctatGTCTGGGATGATTATTTCCTCCTGCCTAAAATTCCTCGCACCAGAAAAAGGTCCACTTCTACGGGATGGATGCTGAGCGGCGTTTGCTGACTAACGTGGTCAGCGGTGGGCCTCGACTTTACAGGCCCGGCGAGCCTGTTAAAGCAGtgagagtgaagatgaaaaTTGGAGCTGTGGGGATATTATCCCGCCTGGACCGAACCTCCCACTTTTATCTCCggactaatgtttttttttttctgctttcccCGTTTCTATGGAGTTGAGGAACTCAAACGGCCGTATGTAGCTCAGCGGCAGCTGTCATCGGAGGGAGACACGGAAATGATTCCATTCCACAACACTTACTTCATGAACTACATCTGTAACACACGGCCTGCAGGACGGAACGTGTCTCCATCACTCAGACGGACGATCTGCATTTTAAATAACCTTTTCCTTCAGTCAGTTCCTCATCAAGCGTGTTGTCTTCTGGGACCAACGTCTCCAGTTTGTTGTGCTGGAAcaggtgtttgcatgtggagCGGCGTAAAGCAACGCAGCTCCTGAAAGGTGAACATCTGGATGCACGCAGGTCTCattacccgcccccccccccccctgtctgccTCCGCCATATGGAAAAGTGATTTAAGAGTGCGGGTCAACAACGGGTCGGCCTGTTCTTACCCAACACAAGCTCGCCGTTGTCTGCAAGGAACGAGTCCAGGAAGGCCGAGCGCCTGGTGACGCCGAGGAGAACCAGCGGTGGGAAACGTCCAGTCACTACTGGATGGGTTTCTGTGGATGAACTGTAATAACTtggagcgaccccccccccctcacccgtcaCACACGTCCTGTTAAACGCTGCCGTATGCTTCATTCGACTGGAAATGGACAATAATCAAAGAAATGGTTCTAATATCGTGCTGTATTGAATAAGAGCACCACTCGGACGCGTCAGCGTGTAACAATTAACCGCACAGTTTGTCATATTTCCTGAGCAATGACAGTTTTTACCCGACAGCCGcgtcgcgtcgctcatgacctTTTCTGCAGCGATTCTCACTTTGACCGATGGATCCGTCGGTGATGCTTCTCATATTTGAAGCGTGCCGTCGTCTCGGGCCTCCCGCTTTGCGCTCGTCGTGACTAATTTATTGTGATTGGTATTTAAAAGTGATGTGAAACAGGTCGAATGGACTTGTAGAGTTTGTTAGAGTCACTTTCTGAGACCCCGTTGTGCtaacggggtgggggggggggctaccacAGCCGGGCATCTGCCCCACTTTCACTCTTCTTTCtggttcctcctccttcttatAGTTAGATCCACAATGAAGGTtggggcctcctcctcctccatcatcatctccatcatccgGCTCAGCCGTCTTCCACAGTGAAAGTGTGGAAGGAATGTGAGGAACCCGACTGGGTTCGGGTCGAGCTTCCTCACCGCACACAGACACGAGCTGCTGTAACTCCCCCACGGATCAACTACTTTGTGTTCGCGTTTAAAATGTCGACACCTTTCCCGTGAGGCTGCATGGAAAGCTGGACGCTCGCACCGATTGGCTCTTTGAATAATGCTGAAAGCATCGAGTGTAAGTTGGCAAAACGGACCACGTCTGACTGCTGCAAGGCTCAGTGGAACCAAAGCTGCTGATGGAGAAACGGGTTGTTGGattagactgtgtgtgtgtgtgtgtgtgtgagaccacaCTGCTCACTGTGTCTCCTTGGAGTTTGGCTGCTGTCGTCACAGGTGTGTTTCACAGGTGAAGGTGCGCTTGTGGAATGAGTCGACACACACAAAATCTATTTGCAAGTGAAGCGCTTTGTCTGCTACTCACTCCCAAGAGCAGCGTGTGTACTCCTACATCACTGGATACTACTAATACACTAATAGTACATTAACGCATTGGTATCTGAGGACATCTAAGTGAAATCGTCTGTACGTTGGTGCAGCATGAGCTCGCTGCTGCGTTGAACCAGATGTGCGTCCACAAGACTCATTTGTTCTTTGGTCTCCCCGACAGAATCAACCCCCTGATTCACCCACCAACGCATGAGATCAGAACAAAGATTCTCTcatcctctgcccccccccctccctgcacacTCCCCCCTGCACCCTCCCCCccagaagaaacaaaacatccaGACCCAGTTTCACAAGAGCAATTGTAACATTCTGACTCGACCTTTGCCTGTTTctgaccccgaccccccccccccctttgacaAGCCTTAACAAGCAGAGTgggggggagtcgggggagggagtggggggagggtggtggtccTGGGTGGCTACTtagctgctgcttcctgtggAAGTCATTGCAGACGCCGCCTGGAAAAAAGCGCTGGAGCCAGCTGGCCGAGATGTTCTttcctcttctgtctgtctgatgtTTTCATGAGATGATTCCTTGGTGATCTTCTGCGTCTctgaggaagcaggagagcaacGGTTgagttgtaaaataaaaaaaataaaacctctgttaaccaTTTCAATGTGTCCTGGAAGAAACGCCAGGTTCTACTATGACGAGGCGTCACGGCGGCGCTCCTCCGCCCTTGTGTTCTGATGAAgcgtcccctctctctctctctctctctctcctcccagagCGCCACTACTGGGACTCGGAGCTGCGCGTCCCCACCGCCGACTTCCAGGAAGTCCTCCGCGACGACCGGGCGGCGCTGGATTGGCTACTGGCCCTGCGGCGCATGGGCGTGGTCCACCTGACGGGGGCCGGCACGGAGCGCGGCGCCGTGGCCAGACTGGCCGAGCGGGTCGGCTACCTCCGGCTCACCTTCTACGGGTGGGAGACATTTCTCTCGTTTCATCTGCGGAGAAAGATGTTCTCACTTTAAGAGTCCAGACCGGTCAAGTACCTGCAGCTTTCATTCATTTGGTTTCCTTGGTGACGATTAGAGTCTGTTGGCTCTTTCATCCGGCCGGACTTCAGCACCGATGACTTGAggggggtgggttggggggtggattgggggggaaatgggggggtggattgggggggggggggaacctaAGAGCATTCCAGCCTTTTACACCAGAGGAATTAGAACCGAGGTTTGGAGCGTAAAGCCGCCTCGCTGCCAGCTGGACGAGCTCACTCTGCAGGAAGTGAACGCCAACAGTGTGGGCGTCCATGAGGAGCACAAACAGGACCTCCTTAGCCAGCGCTTAAGAagaagtaccccccccccctctttgttgACTGTTGGTTAGTTTAAGCTAAATAGTGAACTGAGGGCTTAATGAATGCTGTCGCTCTCCAGGCACACGTGGCAGGTCCAGGACAAGCCCATGGCGAACAACGTGGCCTACACGTCAGGGAAGCTCGGCCTGCACACCGACTACCCGGCTATGCACTTCGCACCTGGAGTGAGTCAAACGGGTCCACTTGGACAATGAGTCCGTGTCCCGCATCTACCGGGTCACTGCGTTAATGTGCTGACCGTCcgagtgtgcgtttgtttgtgtgtgtgtgcgcgcgcgcgttgGGACGGTTGCAGGTGCAGTTCCTGCACTGCATCAGCGCggccgaggaggggggggagagcgaGATGGTGGACGGCTTCCACATGGCCGAGCTGCTGCGGAGAGAAGACCCCGAGGCCTTCAGGACGCTGTGCTCGGTCCACGTGGACTTCACCGACACGGGGACGGACTACTGCGACTTCATGCTGCAGTCCAAGAAGAGCATCATCGAGTGAGCAGTCCTAACGCACACAGACccccccacagaccccccctcccattATCTGTGTGTTCCAGCTGAGACCTCCCAGGAATCTGAATGCATTAAAGGAAATCGACCGGTGGACTTAGGAATGGGACGCTGCCATCTGCTGGTCACAGTTATGTCTGCGTAAAGGTTTATATGGTTTAACCACCATGTTTGGtccaatgtaaacacacacacacacacacacacttttaatatttaactgaaAGAGTCTGATGAATCAATAATTCAAAAAGGATCCTCAGTTGCAGCTCTTCCAGTGAATTTCCCATTCAATCATTTTTAATTGAAACGACAAatcggacaaaaaaaaaatccactaaTATTTAATCTCTCAAACTCATGgcgttaaccccccccccccacctcctttccAGAGTCGATGCAGAGGGCCGAGTTGTGAGGATCAACTACAACAACGCCACCAGAGACTCGGTGCTGGACCTCCCCGTGCAGCAGGTGCAGCCCTTCTACCGGTCCATCCGGGCCTACGTGGACGTCATGAACCGCCGGGAGAACGTGGTGACCTTCAAAATGACCCCAGGTCAGTGtgcgccgccgcccccccccccaccggagaCGGAGGGTCTTCACGTTTTGTTAGCGGCTGCTCACGTTCCTCCAGTCTAAAATGCAAAGACGCACACGGACGTCTGCCGCACATCACAGCTGCCTCTTGTTCCAATAAATGGCCGTCGCTCCAATCACAGCTCGGCAACTGTAACTAACGAGGAGCCGTTTGAACACGCGAACCTTTGACCTCCGGCTCGTCCCTTTGTGACCGCTGTGTTCATGTGGTCGTGTCGCAGGCGACATGCTGACCTTCGATAACTGGCGCCTGCTGCACGGCCGGAGGGACTACAGGAGCCGGGCCGACAGGGCGCGCCACCTGGAGGGCGCCTACCTGGACTGGGACGAGGTGATGTCCCGCCTGCGGATACTGCGCAGCTCGGTCCGGGGGAACGCCTGAGCTCATGCGACTACGGGTCCAACGCTAATTCTGACTCTGATATCATGGATCGGGTCGTTTGATGAATTACACGATGATTTTGTTTTCAGCAACGTTTCAATGCAAAAGATGAGAAACGCCGTACGTGCTTTTGGTTTCGGTCGTGGTGACAAATGAATTTTATAAACTTTGAGGCCTTTTATATTTTCCTGAGAATGCCTCATTGATATAAAGATATTGtgcaatttatatatatatatttttgaataaatTCATCACTCCCAATTCTCTGGTTGAATATTTTGTCCAGTTGAATTAACTGGTTCTCACTGCGTGTGGAAGCAGCGATGGAGGAAAGGACGCCGTGTCCTCGACTCCACGAGAAGAGAAGAGCATCTGCAGttactaaaaaaaaatgacaaagacgTGCACTTTCTAATCAACCAGAGAGGCAGAACGtgaccccgtcccccccccattGACACCCACTGATTCACTACGCAGGACTCGACATTGtgacattcacacacaccagGAACCGCCGGATGGAGACGTTTGGACACATGGACACGAACCCCAAAATGTCCCAATTAATATCAGTAAGAAACAAATCTTACAGCAACATGATATAAAAGGTTATTTCTCATAAgtcagaaaataaaaatcacataaCTTCACACCCATTAGTACGTCaagaaaaagtttgttttaagTGATGTTCAATACgtaacatttttaaatgccATTAAAAGATATGTGACAGCATCTTAATGTGCAGATATGAAATATGAACTCAGACGTTGTTTCAGCTCATTTTTCTCTCCAGATAAAGACGGACTACGCGGAGCTTCATTTGCGATCACTTTATTATATTGCCAAAGCTGTACATATtctataaatactttttttcttcccaacgCTGGAATACTTACACCCTCAGTTCACGCTTCTGCAGCCGGCTAGTACAACGACAGATGAGTAGTAGTACTCATAGTActccagtttaaaaaaaaacaaaacactttgaaGTGTGTCCCGCTCAGAACTAATTCTTGAGATGCCAGTTTGgtcttatttatatattatttgtgTGTAATATATTCATTAGTGGAACAGCATCTTCTGAATATTTCACCAATTCTTTTCCTTTGCACAGttaaaatcacaaaaaatacaagcgtcagaataaaaaaaaaaacaaaaggaaacaataaaaatatCTTCCGGTGAGCTGTACCCATATATTGCTgatctggacacacacacacacacacacacacacacacacaaacaaacagtgaaaGTTAACGGATCAGGTTCAACTGTTGTTTACTTTCACGGAGCAGAACCACGGAGACTCGGTGTGTTCGATCCCGGGATGGaaacctgctgctggagagtTTCTGAGGACTTTTAGACGTCTGCGATGTcaaaacaggttttttttttacttggggCTTTTTAATGGAGTTTACGATTATCCGGCCCTGTAACGGTTACACCAGATTCTGTTATCTGATCATTTTAAATACTCAGGATCTTTGCTCTGTTGATCAGACAAAACCAAATTTCATTAAATTTATGGTCACATTTTACAAGCAGCATTTAGATTTTTCACTTCGCTtctcttttaatttgaaataatttTTATGGCATCGTGACAACGTTTTATTTCCAACTTCCAGGCGAAGGCTCCAAAGAGGCACAGCCTGAGACGGGTCACTATTCCTAACAAAGGCCTTTAggaaatgtgacctttgacctggaggTTGGGGGACAAACAATGGCCGCCCTAAAAACGCAAATCCAGaaactttgtaaaaacaaaGCGGATTCGATGTCGGCAgacaggaaaaaggaaaagcgcTGGTTAACCCAACGCTCATCCGCATAAcgctttaaatatttaaactgaCAGTTCGTAGCTACTTTTAAAACTGGGCTGACTGTCAATGAGAATGTTAATTGCGCAACTGGTGACATCACTGATTGGGGGCGTGGCCAGCAGCGGGTTTCTCATCCATGCGA harbors:
- the bbox1 gene encoding gamma-butyrobetaine dioxygenase, yielding MWMSTFWRLARPALQRSTSAAACRALRACRRPGRSGPTSMQLRGQQTLGSACVPLAQHSVRTVRALDEERMVEVEWEGGGHSLYPFTWLRDNCQCPLCTLDSAQARKLSMLDLDVHTGLDAVEVTNDNKVSVLWPDRHTSAFDADWLKRRCFSAAARRASREELFLNERHYWDSELRVPTADFQEVLRDDRAALDWLLALRRMGVVHLTGAGTERGAVARLAERVGYLRLTFYGHTWQVQDKPMANNVAYTSGKLGLHTDYPAMHFAPGVQFLHCISAAEEGGESEMVDGFHMAELLRREDPEAFRTLCSVHVDFTDTGTDYCDFMLQSKKSIIEVDAEGRVVRINYNNATRDSVLDLPVQQVQPFYRSIRAYVDVMNRRENVVTFKMTPGDMLTFDNWRLLHGRRDYRSRADRARHLEGAYLDWDEVMSRLRILRSSVRGNA